One Mucilaginibacter ginkgonis genomic region harbors:
- a CDS encoding Ig-like domain-containing protein, which yields MTRHFNAKNITIEFDEYFKLSNQYSEIVMSPAMEKSPEYKISGKKLVINLRDTLQPNTTYTLNFGKAIADVNESNVLKNFTYVFSTGEHIDSLSVAGNVTNVETGEKEKEATVMLFPLNQDSVMFGKKKPSIFATTDSSGNFSINNLHDGYYRIYALKEASPNKIYDNDQELIGFLKNPIHLTKDTSGIVLKLFKQQPEKFRVVDRNFDGDGKLAFTFNKPLTNPSVKVVYPPGVDESKYVEFSKTKDSARVYLRNMDFDSLRVAFFDNGKALDTITKKKGRKETFTRIITFRYNLDNDGRLKPGSDLQINSILPLESFDQGQFSLTEDSVPVNFTLQKDANNLKLLNLKYRFREKSDYQLTINEDAVTDIYGDKNKKTFKRFTVNKTENYGTLTIKLNVPDTTRAYVAQVLNSQKQVLRTVSMTKNTAVVLKDFLTGKYRVRIIYDDNRNDIWDSGSVKGGRQPEKIWIYEKEINLRANWETEESIDVPRESNLP from the coding sequence ATGACACGTCACTTCAACGCAAAAAACATTACGATAGAGTTTGACGAATATTTTAAATTGTCAAATCAGTATTCAGAAATTGTAATGAGCCCCGCGATGGAGAAATCGCCTGAGTACAAGATCAGTGGAAAAAAGTTGGTGATTAATTTACGCGACACGCTACAGCCGAATACTACTTACACATTAAATTTTGGGAAGGCAATCGCCGACGTAAATGAAAGCAACGTTTTGAAAAACTTCACTTATGTATTTTCAACCGGTGAGCACATCGATTCACTTTCTGTTGCGGGTAATGTTACGAATGTAGAAACCGGCGAAAAGGAAAAAGAAGCAACCGTAATGCTTTTTCCCCTAAATCAAGATAGTGTTATGTTTGGCAAAAAGAAGCCGAGTATTTTTGCAACTACTGATAGCTCAGGTAATTTCTCGATCAACAATTTGCACGATGGTTATTATCGCATTTACGCGCTCAAAGAAGCCAGCCCAAATAAGATATATGATAATGACCAGGAACTTATAGGCTTTTTGAAAAACCCTATACACCTTACCAAAGATACATCCGGGATCGTGTTGAAATTATTTAAACAGCAGCCCGAAAAATTTCGAGTGGTTGACAGGAACTTTGACGGAGATGGTAAGCTTGCCTTTACGTTCAATAAGCCGTTGACAAATCCCTCGGTTAAAGTTGTTTACCCCCCTGGTGTGGATGAGTCAAAATATGTAGAGTTCAGCAAGACAAAAGATTCAGCAAGGGTTTATTTACGGAATATGGACTTCGACTCGTTGCGTGTAGCTTTCTTTGATAATGGCAAAGCACTAGACACAATTACGAAGAAGAAAGGCCGCAAAGAAACGTTTACACGTATAATAACATTTAGATATAACCTGGATAACGACGGCAGGCTTAAACCGGGTAGCGACTTACAGATCAATTCGATTTTGCCTTTAGAAAGTTTTGATCAGGGGCAATTTTCACTAACTGAAGATTCTGTACCGGTTAACTTTACCCTTCAAAAAGACGCTAACAATCTTAAGCTTCTCAACCTGAAATATCGGTTTAGAGAAAAATCCGATTATCAGCTAACTATAAATGAAGATGCCGTAACAGACATTTATGGCGACAAGAACAAAAAAACTTTTAAACGTTTTACGGTTAACAAGACAGAAAATTACGGGACATTAACGATCAAATTAAATGTACCCGATACTACAAGGGCCTACGTTGCCCAGGTATTGAACAGCCAAAAACAGGTTTTAAGAACTGTCAGTATGACTAAAAATACAGCTGTGGTTTTAAAGGATTTTCTGACTGGAAAATATCGCGTACGCATTATCTATGATGATAACCGTAACGACATATGGGACAGCGGATCTGTGAAAGGAGGCCGCCAACCGGAGAAAATATGGATCTATGAAAAAGAAATAAATTTACGTGCTAACTGGGAAACAGAAGAGTCTATCGATGTTCCGCGCGAATCTAACCTTCCATAA